A single window of Methanoregula sp. DNA harbors:
- a CDS encoding thiamine pyrophosphate-dependent enzyme yields the protein MPEIPKEEFILKCTSACAGCSASLSLRYVLKAAGPDTVLVVPACCTSVIQGIYPNTAMNVPVYNVAFATAAASASGMSSAFRALGKKTNVIVYAGDGGTLDIGIQALSGAFERGTDFLYICYDNEAYGNTGMQRSGGTPLGAKTTTTPAGKTDVKKDIDAIIAAHEPPYQATACAAYPQDLFKKVQKALSIRGPTFIHVLAPCPPGWRYSTEKSVEIGKLAVKSGIWVLYEREYGNLTITAPSKAAIKKPVPLEDYLAPQGRFKGIDPKTLGILKQRVAKNLQRLAQEEAGVC from the coding sequence ATCCCCGAAATACCCAAAGAAGAATTCATCCTGAAGTGCACGTCCGCCTGCGCCGGCTGTTCTGCTTCTCTCTCGCTCCGGTATGTGCTGAAAGCCGCCGGACCCGACACCGTTCTAGTGGTACCTGCGTGCTGCACTAGTGTAATCCAGGGCATCTACCCGAATACTGCGATGAATGTGCCGGTATATAATGTGGCTTTTGCCACCGCGGCTGCATCGGCTTCAGGAATGAGCAGCGCATTCCGCGCCCTGGGCAAAAAGACCAATGTGATCGTCTACGCAGGAGACGGCGGGACGCTCGATATCGGGATCCAGGCGCTCTCCGGGGCGTTTGAGCGCGGAACGGATTTTCTCTACATCTGCTATGATAACGAGGCGTACGGCAACACCGGCATGCAGAGATCGGGCGGGACTCCGCTGGGCGCAAAGACAACAACAACCCCCGCAGGCAAGACTGATGTCAAGAAAGATATCGATGCGATTATCGCTGCCCACGAACCCCCGTACCAGGCAACCGCATGCGCCGCATACCCGCAGGACCTTTTCAAGAAAGTGCAGAAGGCACTCTCGATCCGCGGGCCGACTTTCATCCATGTGCTTGCTCCCTGCCCCCCCGGCTGGCGCTATTCAACGGAAAAGTCAGTCGAGATAGGAAAGCTCGCGGTGAAGTCCGGGATATGGGTATTGTACGAGCGTGAGTATGGCAATCTCACGATAACCGCACCATCAAAAGCAGCGATAAAAAAACCAGTCCCGCTTGAGGATTACCTCGCCCCGCAGGGCAGGTTCAAAGGCATTGATCCAAAAACGCTTGGCATCCTCAAACAACGGGTCGCAAAGAACCTGCAGCGGCTCGCTCAGGAGGAGGCGGGAGTATGC